The Aeoliella mucimassa genome includes the window GCGGGATAAACTCCGCATTTCAGGCGTCTGGCGACACGCGGCCCGTTTAGGCTCGGTCGTCGAACTACTAATAATGCAACTCGCAGGCCAAAGTACCAACGTGGTGAAAAATGGAGTGCGCAACAAAAAAGTGCTGCGGCCATCAGCGATGGCACGCAGCACTTTGTGTTTTGCAGTTGATTGTCGTGCTAGCGGTTACTTGGCACCCAAACGCAGGGCAACCAGGTAAGGCACTGGTTCGCTACCCAATGCGTTGAGCACGGTACCACCAGCGGTGAAGGTGTGGGTCACCCAGTCGGGCTCGCCGTACTTGTCGAGGGCCTTGCCCCCTTCGCCACCGCCGACGTAAACCTCGACGCCAGCTTCCTTCATCCGCTTAAGCTCTGGAATCCAGGCCTTGGTGCCACCTTCGAACTTGGGATCTTCGAACATGCCGAACACGCCGTTGTGGAAGGCTACTGCGCCGCTACCATGCTTTTCGATGAACTCACCAACAGCTGCGTGGAACTTCTCGATCGACTTGGGACCGATGTCGAACTGTTGATCGTTGGGCTCCAGTTCGTCCTTGGAGGTGCCATCGCCGATGATCGAGTCGCAAGGCACCGTGAAGGTGATGCCCTTCTCGCGACCGTCGGCCACGATTGCCTTGGCCTGCGCCACGCGGTCTTCGGGAATGTACCAAGGCTCGCCCTTGTTCACGGGGTCTTCCGCGGCGCCGAGCGACACGGGAGCGTTGTCCAACTCACCGATGGCTTTGCGAATGGCCATGGCCAGCGAACCGGAAGCGAAGATTTGCTTGATCGAACCGCGGGCGATCATGGCTTCCATGTCGTCGAGCTTGTCGATCTTGATACCACTGAACACGGCCAGCGTCGCGCCCAGGCACTTTTGCATCGGGCCATCGAACTCGCCAGCGGCGTACTTGCCGAGGGCCACTTTCTCCATGGCCGCGGGAACGACCACGCTCGAGGCATCGAGCGAACCAGCACTGAAGGCTTCGTGCACGTACACGCTGCCGATCTTCTCGGCACACTCGTTGGAGAACTTCGCCAGGTTCTCGGCCAGCGCGGGCACGTCGTCCTTCTTGGCCTTCCACATCACTCGCTCGATGTTGTACTTACGAGTGTTCTCCAGCACGATCACCGCACCGGCTTCTGCGGCGTCGATCGTCTGCTTTACTTCGGGCTTGATGGTCAGCGTCTCTTCGTCGAGCCAGTCGCCGATCATCGGTACTTCGCAGCCCAGCAGTTCGCCGATGCGCTTGGCGACTTTGTCGAGGCTCTTCTCGGGATCACGACCGATGTGGCCGAAGATCACTTGCTTCCAGCCGCGCTCTTGGCCGTACTTGAGGGTGTCGACCATCGAACGCAGGCGGATGTCGCCTTCGCCGACCGTTGCGCCCGGCTTCGCGTCCACGTCGCCCCGCACCAGCACCACGGTGCCCGATGGCAGGTCGGCCAGAGACTCGAGACGTGGTACCGCCGACAGGTAGTCGTTCAGCCCCAGATCGGGAGCCGCGGCCCGGCCTTCGACGATGGTTTCACACCAGGTTTGCATTTCGGCAGGGGTTACGGGCATGGCTAGTTTCCTCTTGTTGGAACGAAAATATGGGTGAAATAGGGAATCGTGGGCAAGTTCAGGCTGCGGCGTTCGATCGCCAGACCGCCTGTTTCCGCCGAGTAATTCCGCTCGAGTGCACTTATTTGCGATCAGCCACGGGGGGCCTAATCGCCAACGATTTTATCGCGCCAAACCCACCCTTACAAAGGTGCGGGGCAGGGGGATGCAAGATTCTGGACCTCTGTAGTTTCAACTCCAGCAACCGGTAGCTAGAATGACAGCACAGGCGCCAAACGATTTTCTCACCCTTTCCCGTGGTGGCGGCGCTCCTCGTGCAATTGCTTCTTCTCAAGCGACTGGTGCTGGTGCTCGTGCTGTTTGGCACCGTGTGCGCGGCGGCCGTGGTGACGTACGTGCTGCACGGCTGGCGGCTCGACGACGCTATCTACATGGTGGTGATCACCGTGTTTGGCGTTGGCTACGGCGAAGTGCAGCCGATCGACTCGGTGCCGCTGCGAGCGGTGACCATGGCCCTAATTTTTACAAGCTACGGCAGTCTTATCGTTATTGTTGGAGGGTTTGTGCAAATGGTAATGGAAGGCGAAATCTCCCGCGCGCTGAGTCATCGTCGCATCACCCGCGGCATCGACGAACTCAAAGGCCACACCATTCTGTGTGGCTTCGGCCGCGCGGGGCGCATCCTGGCTAAGCAACTGGCCGAGGCGAATCATCAGTTCGTGGTGGTCGACATGGATGGCGACCGTCTGAGCGAGGCCGAGTCGCATGGCTATCTCATCCTGCAAGGTAACGCGGTCGAGGAGGAGACGCTCATCAAAGCGGGCGTCGAGCGGGCCAAGACGCTGGCCAGCGTCCTCGCGGCCGATGCCGACAATGTGTTCATCACGCTCACCGCGCGCGAGCTGAATCCCGACCTGCACATCGTCGCCCGGGCCGAGTACGCTTCGACCGAGAAAAAGCTGATTCGGAGCGGGGCGAACCGCGTGGTGCTGCCGGCCGTGATCGGCGGCATGCGCATGGCGCAACTCATCACCCGCCCGAGCACCGAAGAACTGCTCGCCAGTCATCAAAACATCGAGGAGCTGCAGCACGAGCTAGGACACATCGGGCTGAAGCTCGACGAGCTACCAGTAACGGCCGGCTCGCCGCTCGATGGACACGCGGTGGCCGATATCGAACTTGGTGGCAACCAAGGGTTCCTGATCGTCGGCGTTCGCAAACGCGACGGGCACGTACTCGTCGACCCCGAGCCAACCACCAAGCTCGCCGACGGCGACGCAGTAATCGTGCTCGGCCATCACAACGACCTCCCCCAACTCGCCAAGCGGTATACCACGAAGAAGGAAATCTACTACCGCGGGGCGAAGGTGGAAGTCACTGGGTAATGGGCTGCGAGCGGGTTACCAGAAAACGTAGTACAGCACCGCGGTCAGGCCGATGCATATGTAGCCAGCGGTCAGGGCGCCCTTGCTGCTGGTAACATCCATGCTTTCGTTCACCGGAAGCTCCACTGGTTTACGCAGCGGCTTGACGATCGTGATCACTGTGAGCACGGCAAGCACCAGGATGAACGTCAGCGACATGCGGTCGAGGAACGACCAGTCGACTACGGCCTTCCACCCTACTTTCACCGGCTCGGTGATCCCAGGAATCAAGTTTGCACCTGGGATGTCTTTGCCAAACTTGAACAAGCCATAGAGTACAGGGCTCATCACCAAGCCGACGGTGCCGCACATGCGAGGAGCCCATGGAATGAGCAAGCCGAACAGGAAGATGCCCAGCACGCCTGGCGAGATGAAGCCTTGGAACTCTTGGATGAATGTGAAGATGCCGTCGAAGGCTGGGTCGTCCAGCATGGGAGCGATCAGCATGGCAATCAGCACGAACAGCACCACAAACACACGACCGACCGAAACCAATTCGGAGGCCGTAGTTTCGCCGCGGAACTTGCGATAGATATCCATCGTGGCAATCGTGGAAGCCGAGTTGAGCATCGAGGCCAGCGAGCTGACCACCGCACCAAAGATGGCAGCGAGCACAAAACCGAGAACGCCAGCACCTGGTTTCAGCAAGTTCTTGAGCAGTACTGGGAATGCCGCGTCGTAGTCGCGGAGTGACAATTCTTTTACGTTTAATGCCTTCGACTTATCCTGCTTGGCCGCTTCGACCATCTCTTTGTTGGCTGCCGAGAGCTCGCCAGCTTGAATCTCCGCAGCGAGTGCATCGGCACCCAGAGCAGCTGCATTAAAGTCGGCGATCAAGCGGGCTTCTTCAGGATGGTCGCCAGCAAAGACATCCGAGAAACCAAACACCGAGATCTCGTCGGTCTTGCGTTCGCGAGCGTTCTCCAGACGGGTCTCAATAGCTTTGAGGTCGTTTGCGTTTCGCTTATTCTCGGGATCCGGCTTCATGTGCGCGGGGAGCGAGTCGTACAGCTCCGGTGCATAGGCAGCCAGAGTCTTGGCGTTCTTCGTTATCGCAGCATCGTTTAAATCGCTGCCGTACAAGTTGAATGCCAGGATACCGGGAATCACCACCACGAACGGAATCACCAGCTTTAAGAAGGCGGCGAACACAATACCCTTTTGACCTTCGGCCAGCGACCGCGAACCGAGGGTTCGCTGCGTAATGTATTGATTCAGACCCCAATAGAAGAAGTTGGGAATCCACAGACCGAGCAGCAGGGCACTCCAAGGAATTTCCTTGTCGTCGATGGGACGCTTCATGTGCAGCTTGCCTTCTGGCACCGGCCCTTCGTTGAGTGCGAAGAATCGTTCGACGGAACTGGCCTCGGCAAGTTGTTCAACAGTAACGGTATCGTTGCGTTTGGTAAGAATCAGTTCTTCCGGTTCCGCGTTGCCAAGGGCTTGGAAGGCGAGGTACGCGACGATCACACCGCCGAGCACCAAGGCGGCACCCTGAATCAAGTCGGCCCACGCACAAGCTTTCAGACCACCCGCGAACACGTAGACCGCTGCCAGGACGCCGATAATCCAGCAACCAACCGTGATGTTACCAAGGTCGAGCCCCAGAAAGGTGGAGCCTTGGAAGAACACGGTAATCACTTTGGCCCCGGAGAAAATCACCGATGCAGTAGGAACGCCTACGAGAATGATCAGCGTTGCGACCGCCATGACCGAGCGGGCGAAGGTGTTGTAGCGGTACTCAAGGAATTCCGGAATCGTGTAGATGCCGCTTTTCAGAAACTTAGGAAGGAACACAAACGCAACGACTACCAGGGTGACCGCGGCCATCCATTCGTAACTGGCGATGGCCATACCAAGCCAGTCGGCCGCCTTGCCGCTCATGCCGACAAACTGCTCGGTGCTGATGTTTGCCGCGATCAGCGAGAAGCCAACGAGCCACCAAGTAAGGCCGCGCCCTGCGAGGAAGTAATCTTGCGCGTCTTTCTCGTTATCCTCGTCGCGACTCTTCCACAATCCAATCGCGATAACAGAGATCACGAATAAGAGAAAAACCACGACATCGAACGTTCCGATCGAAGGGTTCATAATAATTCCTTGCCTAGTATTCACACGGTAGGCAAGGCACGGCGTACCAAGCGACCGCGAAGAAAAGTGGAGCGAATTAGTCCAAGCTGGCTTCGGTAGGCTCCGATAGAGCCTGACCACGAAGCCTCGATTTTAATCACACATCGGCCCGAAGGGTAGGCAGCTAGTGACGTCGGAAGCGGAACATCAGCAGGTTTTTCGCGCGGTCGCGCGGTGGCTTTCGACTTTCCGTTTTTTTGCAATCTTTCGCGAGTTTTTGATTCAGATAAGAATTTGAGTCGCCAAAACTTAGCTGCCCTCGATGTCTGGTATGAGCCAGACCAGCCATGCGGCGATACTCCGCAGCACCCACCCGCTGAGGAAGAACGTTGCGAACAGCCACCATGCGTCGAGTCCCTGCTCGCGCAGGCGATCGTAATAGGCACTCCCCAGCAGGGCGGTCGCACTGAACGCCAGGTCGCTTGTCGCGTAGTACACCGCCAGGGCCGGGGCGGATTGCTCGATCGGAACCAGCTTGAGTTTCAGCGTGTCGAGGCTCACGTTCAGCGGGGCGTAGAACATCCACACGACGAACGCGCCGGCCACCCACCATGGGTAGCTCGGCGTCGAGATCAAGAAAAACAGCGGCCCCGTCGCGACAATCAACTGGCAAATGGTCATTAGTCGCCGCGCGCCGAAGCGGTCGATCCACCAACCACTTGTGGGTGCCATGGCGGTTTGCCCGGCGTACATCATCGACCTAAGCCCCACTAGTTGGTGGTAATTAATGTCGAGAACGCGCCAGGGATAAATGGCCTGGGCCGAGCTGGTGATGCCATTGGCAGCGGCAAACCAGCACGAGTACAGCAGCAGCGATGCGTATTTGCGGTCGCTCAGCACGCGGGCCATGGCTCGCCAGGTGTTCGTCGGAGTCGCCTCGTTGTTGCTTGTGCGTGGAGCCAGCCAGAGCAGCGGAACCACGGCCAGCACCAGCATGCCTGCCCCCACGCTGGCCGACCAGTAGAGCGGCACCCACCGCTCGGCACTCGGGTCGAGGTATTCCCAACCAAACGACAGCAGCACGCTTGCGGTGACGCCCACGATCCGACCGACAACGAGGAACCGCTCGCGCCAACCAACGAGCCGCCCGCGGACCGGTGGCGGCATCCAATCGCCTAGCCAGCTCCAGAGGGCGATGGTCGCGATGTATTCGAGCAGATGATACACGCACCAGCAGATCACCAGCGTCGCGATGCCGATGGCTGGGTCGAGACCTTCGCGCGGGGCCGCCAGCTGCGGCATGGCGACCAGCACCATGGCGCTCGCCAGATAGCCAGTCAGGCAAACCACTTTGCGGCGCTGGCCGGTGGTCATCATCGCGGGGGCGACCAATCGCAACAGCCCCGCGAGGTGCGGAGCCGACAGGATCAGCCCGATCGCGATGCCGCTGGCCCCCAGTCCCAAGGCTAGGTACGTGACTAGCGAGGTCGAGACCAATCCATTGCCGATGGCCCACACCAGTGCGTTGGTGTTTGCCAGATGCATGGCTTGTCGAATCGATGCCCCCCGCCGTCCGATCATTGTCGCCGATCCGCTCCCGTCAGGTAATCCATGATCCGCCATAAGCGGAAGGCGACAAACAGCATGCCGGTGAAGCCGGCTCCGCCGCCGATCGAGAGCGAAAGGTTGAGTATCTTAAAGAACGGATCGTTTGCGTCGTCGGCGGTGAGCAGCAGCATGCCGGCCGCGATGGTCGGCACGACGAACGCCAGCCCGAGCATCAGCCCGACGCGCCAACGCGTGGCGGGGATCTCCCGCTCGGCGGACGTGCGAAACAGTTCCGCCCGCGGCCAGAGTCGCGAGTAGAATCCACGCAAGGCCACGTACTGCACGCCGCACAGCGAGTAGGCGACCGCAATCAGGCCCGAGATGGTAAACGACGAGAAGAAGTGGTGGTACAGCCCCGGCGGAGCCGAGCCTGCGAAGTACTGAATGAGCAGAGGAAAGATCACCCCGCCTGGCAGCCAGCCACCCGCGGCGACCAGCAATAGCCACATCGGCAGCATTAGCGTGCGACGCCGGGCCCAGTCGATCTCTTGTTGATCGACCGCCTGGGTTCCTTCGAGTCGCCGCCAGGAGCGAAGCAGCGGCACCAGCAACATCACCCCGGCCAGGATGGCGAGGGGGTAGATCACCAGGTTGTAGCCGAATACCAGCTTTTGGAAGATGGCATGCTGCTCTGGTGAGAACTTGGTGCAGATCTGCGTCGCATTGTAACTGATGTTGAACAAGCTACCGACGAACTGCGGAACGAGTGAGAAGATGACCACCCACAAGATAGGATGGGCTTGCACCGCGCGGGCGATCCAGTGTTGGCGTCGATAACGTCGTTCGTAGCCGCGGAGTTCGCGAACTCCTTGTAAGGCGGCCGCCAGCTCGGCTCCGCTGGCGTAGCGTTTCTCAGGATCGGGATCTAGGCACTTGGCAATGGTGTAGCTAAATGCCTTCTCGGCGTCGCCGGCGCCTTCGACAATGTCGGGACCTGTCACCCCGCGTACCGCTGCCATGCGTTCGACGTACAGCAAGCGGTTGTCGCACTTCGGCGGAAACTCCAGCGGGCTGTCGCCGGTCAGTAGCTCGGCGACTACGATGCCGAGTGAGTATAGGTCGGAGCGTTGGTCGACCGCTTCGGCGGTGACATCGGTATCGGGGTGGAACGCTTCGAGATGTTCCGGCGCCATGTAGGCGAGGGTGCCGCCAAAGCGTTCGTCGACACTCGCGTTCTCGTCGAGCGACTGGAACGAGATGTTAAAGTCGGCCAGCAAAGGTTGCCCGTAGCGATTCACCAACGCGTTGGCCGGTTTGATGTCGCGATGCAGCACCCCCTGGCGATGGGCGTAGTCGACCGCTTCGGCCAGGCAGGCACCGATCCAGCAGGTGGCCTCGAGGTCGTCCATTTCTTCGAGCGCCTCGCGATCGCGAAGCGCGGAGGGATCGAAGATGTCGGTGAGCTTCGACCGCGTATCGACCGAAGCCAATACGTCGGCTCCGCTCCAATGACCACGAGCCTGGCGGATCTGCATGAGGTCGTGAATCACGTCGTTCAGCGGCGCGCCAGGCACCAACTGCATGCAGAGTAGTTTGAGTGTTTGACTGCTATCGACCGTTTCGCTGAACACTTGCACGATGTGCTTGTGCTCGAGCCGCGCCATGGTGCGACCTTCGCTACCAAGGTTGGGAGCAACCTTCAGCGCGACTTGTCGATCGAGCGAGATCTGCCGCGCGAGATACACCACGCCAAACGCCCCGCGCCCAAGCACGCCTTCGACTTCGAAGTCGTCGATGCGATCGCCTGGTTTCATCACGTCGACAGCAAAGCGAACCGAGCCAGTGTAAGGCTGAGTGTTGAGTACTGTGCGAGCGGGCTGCGGCAACGGCGGCGGCATGCTCGGCGCAGCGCCGGTAACGTCGGGCGTTTCGGTTTCGCTAGCCAGGCGAACATCAGATTGCTTGGTGTCGTCAGACATGCAGCAGAGGTGAATTGAGTGGGAGTGTTTCGCCTGGTCGAAACCGCTATTGTAACGCGACAATCGCGTAGCGGAACAAGAATGTAAATAGTGCTAAGCTGTGTGTTCGTTGCGGCTTTTCTAAACGCTACGAGAGGCCTTGCCGTTTGCAAGAACTCTCTGAATTTTGGCAAAGAAATTTTGACCCTTGTTGCCGATTTGATATAATAGAGGTGTAACGAGTTTGGTCCTTATCTTTCTGTTTTCAACAGGAGGCCAACCTATGGAAGATCCGCCTTACAGGCACTGGGGAGGCTGAGCTTTCGGTAGCGAGAGCTACTGCTAGCATGCCTCAAACAGTCACTTTTCTGTCCCAGTGGTTTTTTTGACACAAGGAGTTGTACCAAGCGAAGTAGGCTTGGTCGCCTCGGCGAACAGCTCGCCTTGCTTTCGTGTTGAGTTTTGCATCGTACGCACGTGCCTCGCGAAAAAGGCCGACATCGCTCGGCAGTAGGCACACTCAACTGCCTTGTAGGGCAGCGCTCAACTAACACGAGTAGCTCGTCGTTGCTTTCGCACGCAGGCGCTCCGGCTGGATAACGGCAAGGCCCTTGTCGCCTCTATTTGTGCGGCAAGGGCCTGTGTTTTTATATAGGCCATGCTCAGCGATTGCAACGCCTGCGTGAGCAAAGGTCTCCTCTGTTTCTCGCAGCAATCTTCTTGAGTTCGCATCGCTGTTCTCGATGCGTCGCTGCTATCTTCACTCGATTCTCAACTCGCGCGTGATAGTCGATTTGCCTCTTCCAATGGTGGCAGGCGAACTGTCTCGCTGCGCGAGTAACCCGCACTACGCAGCGTCTTCGCTTTTGAGCATCTTGATCGCGTTAAGAAAGTCGCCGACGTTGGTGTAGCGTTTGTCTGGTTCCGACTCGATGCATTTGAGAATCGCCGCTTCCAAGCGAGGGTCGATTTTCTCATAGAACTGACGGATCGGCGGGGGAGCCGACGCCCCGTGCGACATGGCTGCCATGCCATCGGAGCCACGAGCCCAGGGGAGTTCGAACGCGAAAAGCTCGTACATCGATACGCCGAGTGCGAAAATGTCGAGCCGCTGGTCCGTGGGACGCCGACGTACCACTTCAGGAGCCATGTAGTTCGGCGTGCCGGTGCGGATGCCGGGCTGCATGTATTGTTTCTCGGCCGGCACGGTCAGCCCGAAGTCGATCAG containing:
- a CDS encoding potassium channel family protein; this encodes MQLLLLKRLVLVLVLFGTVCAAAVVTYVLHGWRLDDAIYMVVITVFGVGYGEVQPIDSVPLRAVTMALIFTSYGSLIVIVGGFVQMVMEGEISRALSHRRITRGIDELKGHTILCGFGRAGRILAKQLAEANHQFVVVDMDGDRLSEAESHGYLILQGNAVEEETLIKAGVERAKTLASVLAADADNVFITLTARELNPDLHIVARAEYASTEKKLIRSGANRVVLPAVIGGMRMAQLITRPSTEELLASHQNIEELQHELGHIGLKLDELPVTAGSPLDGHAVADIELGGNQGFLIVGVRKRDGHVLVDPEPTTKLADGDAVIVLGHHNDLPQLAKRYTTKKEIYYRGAKVEVTG
- a CDS encoding sodium:solute symporter family transporter, with the protein product MNPSIGTFDVVVFLLFVISVIAIGLWKSRDEDNEKDAQDYFLAGRGLTWWLVGFSLIAANISTEQFVGMSGKAADWLGMAIASYEWMAAVTLVVVAFVFLPKFLKSGIYTIPEFLEYRYNTFARSVMAVATLIILVGVPTASVIFSGAKVITVFFQGSTFLGLDLGNITVGCWIIGVLAAVYVFAGGLKACAWADLIQGAALVLGGVIVAYLAFQALGNAEPEELILTKRNDTVTVEQLAEASSVERFFALNEGPVPEGKLHMKRPIDDKEIPWSALLLGLWIPNFFYWGLNQYITQRTLGSRSLAEGQKGIVFAAFLKLVIPFVVVIPGILAFNLYGSDLNDAAITKNAKTLAAYAPELYDSLPAHMKPDPENKRNANDLKAIETRLENARERKTDEISVFGFSDVFAGDHPEEARLIADFNAAALGADALAAEIQAGELSAANKEMVEAAKQDKSKALNVKELSLRDYDAAFPVLLKNLLKPGAGVLGFVLAAIFGAVVSSLASMLNSASTIATMDIYRKFRGETTASELVSVGRVFVVLFVLIAMLIAPMLDDPAFDGIFTFIQEFQGFISPGVLGIFLFGLLIPWAPRMCGTVGLVMSPVLYGLFKFGKDIPGANLIPGITEPVKVGWKAVVDWSFLDRMSLTFILVLAVLTVITIVKPLRKPVELPVNESMDVTSSKGALTAGYICIGLTAVLYYVFW
- a CDS encoding MFS transporter — its product is MHLANTNALVWAIGNGLVSTSLVTYLALGLGASGIAIGLILSAPHLAGLLRLVAPAMMTTGQRRKVVCLTGYLASAMVLVAMPQLAAPREGLDPAIGIATLVICWCVYHLLEYIATIALWSWLGDWMPPPVRGRLVGWRERFLVVGRIVGVTASVLLSFGWEYLDPSAERWVPLYWSASVGAGMLVLAVVPLLWLAPRTSNNEATPTNTWRAMARVLSDRKYASLLLYSCWFAAANGITSSAQAIYPWRVLDINYHQLVGLRSMMYAGQTAMAPTSGWWIDRFGARRLMTICQLIVATGPLFFLISTPSYPWWVAGAFVVWMFYAPLNVSLDTLKLKLVPIEQSAPALAVYYATSDLAFSATALLGSAYYDRLREQGLDAWWLFATFFLSGWVLRSIAAWLVWLIPDIEGS
- the pgk gene encoding phosphoglycerate kinase, yielding MPVTPAEMQTWCETIVEGRAAAPDLGLNDYLSAVPRLESLADLPSGTVVLVRGDVDAKPGATVGEGDIRLRSMVDTLKYGQERGWKQVIFGHIGRDPEKSLDKVAKRIGELLGCEVPMIGDWLDEETLTIKPEVKQTIDAAEAGAVIVLENTRKYNIERVMWKAKKDDVPALAENLAKFSNECAEKIGSVYVHEAFSAGSLDASSVVVPAAMEKVALGKYAAGEFDGPMQKCLGATLAVFSGIKIDKLDDMEAMIARGSIKQIFASGSLAMAIRKAIGELDNAPVSLGAAEDPVNKGEPWYIPEDRVAQAKAIVADGREKGITFTVPCDSIIGDGTSKDELEPNDQQFDIGPKSIEKFHAAVGEFIEKHGSGAVAFHNGVFGMFEDPKFEGGTKAWIPELKRMKEAGVEVYVGGGEGGKALDKYGEPDWVTHTFTAGGTVLNALGSEPVPYLVALRLGAK
- a CDS encoding serine/threonine-protein kinase codes for the protein MSDDTKQSDVRLASETETPDVTGAAPSMPPPLPQPARTVLNTQPYTGSVRFAVDVMKPGDRIDDFEVEGVLGRGAFGVVYLARQISLDRQVALKVAPNLGSEGRTMARLEHKHIVQVFSETVDSSQTLKLLCMQLVPGAPLNDVIHDLMQIRQARGHWSGADVLASVDTRSKLTDIFDPSALRDREALEEMDDLEATCWIGACLAEAVDYAHRQGVLHRDIKPANALVNRYGQPLLADFNISFQSLDENASVDERFGGTLAYMAPEHLEAFHPDTDVTAEAVDQRSDLYSLGIVVAELLTGDSPLEFPPKCDNRLLYVERMAAVRGVTGPDIVEGAGDAEKAFSYTIAKCLDPDPEKRYASGAELAAALQGVRELRGYERRYRRQHWIARAVQAHPILWVVIFSLVPQFVGSLFNISYNATQICTKFSPEQHAIFQKLVFGYNLVIYPLAILAGVMLLVPLLRSWRRLEGTQAVDQQEIDWARRRTLMLPMWLLLVAAGGWLPGGVIFPLLIQYFAGSAPPGLYHHFFSSFTISGLIAVAYSLCGVQYVALRGFYSRLWPRAELFRTSAEREIPATRWRVGLMLGLAFVVPTIAAGMLLLTADDANDPFFKILNLSLSIGGGAGFTGMLFVAFRLWRIMDYLTGADRRQ